From a single Plasmodium coatneyi strain Hackeri chromosome 4, complete sequence genomic region:
- a CDS encoding SICA antigen, producing MYEYSFNSQSAKKEEIIELFKVFSKKEIEHERKDEYEVLYPLCESWDDKDGMYSGCMDKDLCEALARNTMIATWRNIDAGSWKRDWREMMPDAKCDILHLWLYYYEKRVCSIVLENYYISTAVGSWINEFKQDGDRECKWRSARQALNAQSMEEINAIFQWIDAQGILEDMKKISERNDCGTSREECNRKNKEKIKELMESQGVQNNNEVEIEKKAGEIQKDVKEFKEEIEQVEQELKASSADTLVPPKPPSSTFHTEECTVKEILEEEKEQWEETITQFNNIVVNNDAQYNFHEMQNSSAWCEEEDIGDGINMGEYKEFCQTLVKNLLLIRKNKYKCENEAKVNGKKKACVRMCDLLNIWLLGIDEDCVPVKAVKHIFKTVEEMEKQFGQEEKATECTYRSIKDMYRCEVDMLPKIQEWMKEGTQKGKFGHMAKTGWCGNKEKKYSVRVGKSGNNYKRSEILSTNGEQYFENAKEIKEKKKDELEKIQEIIEEQNKPLPPPPPPIQSSSSNDCKDKKDLCTRVKCVTKKWFTNSRNGLDPTWDSHNYRWWTYNNYEGGDGHNYIAYICFFSFSFSSFYEQDNMKNDINNEATNMFTKISQVSNNIPSYCTNSDENSRRVTASEKKTCKYITSGLEHIYKLQEDDVGGAHKKDNRELKQAMLCLVLNAYANKLIQEVKLPCKIGEDTIKQSFEKGNEQLTKSCKGGQGNCIKCEWIKDLMNCTVGEAEVKKELNQMLQKNDAPIQQTLNTLNNINKNLCDRAQCVTTQRTRDKRKERDAKRKGGTGKIWEDNIWNDGDMGKVLTELSNAIASGSTKNDDSCNNIAVTNGTKKEANKAACNYIVKGLKHIDSLQGNIINNNNLEHKENDKIFEQTMFCMMLNVYGELLQEKCFTAGDTVKDAVQKTFTANGNLHESGACTQGPCNQCHWDTCADIRIGGREIRNGLKTMLKQNDQIQTTLSTITTLCKQSKEDPEVSNTVADTSEDNTSGDSTTESTVGTPRSESGTEITKPVPKKENVKKGKVAGEDELLTLLDQDDSYVPPPPPGSKPSNEVDPLGLITGGSGRTNLVSTAVTPEFTPIYHADTDHNSKSSGSGSASPTVPESTTGSGADIATQDDKGQGTAMVPGSQGSSHTSGGGVPGQGDSPPVQGPAAPAGDQKGVTQIDGSESTKQTDKSKETGKPSNVDTAKGIGPPTAPAGPEDPPSRTTAITAQGEVGQKGGSKVPELKTNKAKNTPSTLPLSNKIDNLPDLLTPYLPTIPVFLGMSAITYLFWKEQIMDHGMDHPGPHEYTLVKKQRHPRSVPTGRTKSPKKQSVGRRTIIDIHLEVLDECRKGDTKLVQEDFLAILVQEFMGSEFIKEDFVPKEQVSMVDVPKEQIQCSGSGFR from the exons atgtatgaaTATTCATTCAATTCACAGAGtgcaaagaaggaggaaatcaTAGAACTATTCAAAGTATTctcaaagaaagaaatagaaCATGAAAGAAAGGACGAATATGAAGTATTATATCCATTGTGCGAGTCGTGGGATGATAAGGACGGAATGTACAGTGGATGCATGGATAAAGATTTATGTGAAGCTCTTGCAAGGAATACAATGATTGCAACATGGCGTAATATAGATGCGGGCAGTTGGAAAAGAGATTGGAGGGAAATGATGCCAGATGCAAAATGCGATATTCTGCACTTATGgttatattattatgaaaaaagagTATGTTCAATAGTTTTGGagaattattatataagtaCAGCAGTAGGAAGTTGGATTAATGAGTTTAAACAGGACGGAGATAGAGAGTGTAAATGGAGGAGTGCCAGGCAAGCATTAAATGCACAAAGTATGGAAGAAATTAATGCAATATTCCAATGGATTGACGCACAAGGAATTCTGGaagacatgaaaaaaataagtgaaaGGAATGATTGTGGAACGAGCAGGGAAGAATGCAAtagaaagaataaggaaaaaattaaagaactCATGGAGAGCCAAGGCgtacaaaataataatgaagtagaaattgaaaagaaaGCAGGAGAAATACAGAAGGATGTTAAGgagtttaaggaagaaatagagcAGGTTGAACAAGAATTAAAAGCATCCAGTGCTGACACACTAGTACCACCGAAGCCTCCATCCTCTACCTTCCATACGGAAGAGTGCACGGTGAAAGAAATTctcgaagaagaaaaag aGCAATGGGAAGAAACCATCACCCAATTTAACAATATTGTAGTGAATAATGATGCTCAGTATAATTTTCATGAAATGCAGAATTCATCCGCGTGGTGTGAGGAAGAGGATATTGGGGATGGAATAAATATGGGAGAATATAAGGAATTCTGTCAGACACTCGTAAAGAACCTGTTGcttataaggaaaaataagtaCAAATGTGAGAATGAAGCTAAAGttaatggaaagaagaaagcatGCGTAAGGATGTGTGACCTCCTGAATATATGGTTACTAGGAATTGATGAAGATTGTGTGCCAGTGAAAGCTgttaaacatatttttaaaacagtggaagaaatggaaaaacaatttgggcaagaagaaaaagcgaCCGAGTGCACGTATAGGTCAATTAAGGACATGTATAGATGTGAGGTGGACATGTTACCTAAAATTCAAGAATGGATGAAAGAGGGTACACAGAAGGGGAAGTTTGGTCATATGGCTAAGACTGGTTGGTGtgggaataaggaaaagaagtatAGTGTTCGTGTGGGTAAAAGCGGAAACAATTATAAGAGGAGCGAAATTTTGAGCACAAATGGAGAACAATATTTTGAGAATgcgaaagaaataaaagaaaagaagaaagatgAATTAGAGAAAATACAagaaataatagaagaacagaataaaccccttcctcctccaccaccaccaattCAATCATCCTCAAGTAATGACTGTAAGGATAAGAAGGACCTATGTACCCGCGTAAAATGCGTAACAAAGAAATGGTTCACAAACAGTAGGAATGGATTAGATCCAACCTGG GATTCACATAATTATAGATGGTggacatataataattatgagGGGGGAGATGGACATAATTACATAGCAtacatttgtttcttttccttctctttttcctctttctatGAACAGGATAACATGAAGAATGACATTAACAATGAGGCCACAAACATGTTTACTAAAATATCTCAGGTTAGTAATAATATTCCAAGTTACTGTACTAATTCAGACGAAAATAGTAGAAGAGTCACTGCctcagagaaaaaaacatgtaaATACATTACTTCAGGATTagagcacatatataaacttCAAGAGGATGATGTAGGCGGAGCACATAAGAAAGACAACAGGGAGTTGAAGCAAGCTATGTTATGCTTAGTTTTAAACGCTTATGCAAATAAATTGATACAGGAGGTTAAATTACCCTGTAAGATCGGGGAAGATACAATAAAACAATCATTTGAGAAAGGGAATGAGCAACTTACGAAATCGTGTAAGGGGGGGCAGGGTAATTGTATTAAGTGTGAGTGGATTAAAGACCTTATGAATTGTACAGTGGGTGAAGCAGAAGTGAAGAAAGAGTTGAATCAAATGCTTCAAAAGAACGATGCCCCAATACAACAAACTCTAAATACtctaaataatataaataagaaCTTATGTGATCGTGCCCAATGTGTAACAACACAAAGGACCAGggacaaaaggaaagagCGCGATGCGAAGAGAAAAGGGGGCACAGGCAAGATTTGGGAG GATAACATTTGGAATGATGGGGACATGGGGAAAGTATTGACTGAACTGTCTAATGCTATAGCCAGTGGAAGCACAAAGAATGATGATTCATGCAATAACATTGCAGTGACTAATGgaacaaagaaggaagcgAACAAAGCAGCATGTAATTATATTGTTAAGGGTTTAAAGCATATAGACAGCCTGCAGGggaatattattaataataataatcttGAGCACAaggaaaatgacaaaatattTGAACAAACTATGTTCTGCATGATGTTAAATGTATATGGAGAACTTCTCCAGGAAAAGTGCTTTACCGCAGGGGATACCGTGAAGGATGCCGTACAAAAGACCTTTACTGCCAATGGAAATCTCCATGAGTCTGGTGCATGCACGCAGGGTCCATGTAATCAATGTCATTGGGACACTTGTGCGGATATTAGAATTGGTGGGAGAGAAATACGGAATGGGTTAAAGACAATGCTCAAGCAGAATGACCAAATACAAACAACTCTGTCTACTATAACTACTTTATGTAAACAGAGTAAGGAGGACCCCGAAGTGAGTAATACAGTAGCCGACACTTCTGAGGACAATACTTCTGGGGACAGTACTACTGAAAGTACTGTTGGGACTCCTAGAAGTGAGTCTGGTACAGAGATTACTAAACCAGTGCCAAAGAAGGAGAATGTTAAGAAAGGTAAGGTGGCAGGGGAAGATGAACTCCTTACACTCCTTGATCAGGATGATAGTTATGTACCTCCCCCACCTCCGGGGAGTAAACCTAGTAACGAAGTAGACCCCCTTGGACTTATTACAGGGGGCAGTGGAAGAACAAACCTCGTGTCTACTGCAGTTACTCCTGAATTCACTCCAATATACCATGCAGATACAGATCACAATTCCAAATCTTCAGGTTCAGGTTCCGCAAGTCCAACTGTACCAGAAAGTACAACAG GTTCAGGAGCAGATATTGCCACACAAGATGATAAGGGCCAAGGTACTGCTATGGTCCCCGGTAGTCAAGGTAGTAGTCACAccagtggtggtggtgtccCAGGTCAAGGGGATAGTCCCCCTGTTCAGGGTCCAGCTGCCCCTGCTGGTGATCAGAAGGGTGTTACTCAAATCGATGGAAGTGAAAGTACGAAGCAAACTGATAAAAGTAAGGAGACAGGTAAACCCAGTAATGTGGATACTGCTAAGGGTATTGGTCCCCCTACAGCACCAGCTGGCCCTGAGGATCCACCATCACGAACAACAGCAATAACTGCACAAGGAGAAGTTGGACAAAAGGGAGGTTCAAAAGTTCCAGAATTAAAAACGAATAAGGCTAAGAACACCCCTTCCACCCTTCCACTCAGTAATAAGATTGACAACCTTCCTGatctccttaccccataccttcctaccattcctgtgtTCCTTGGTATGTCTGCTATTACCTATTTAttctggaag gaacaaattatgGACCATGGTATGGACCATcctggtccacatgaatataccttagtaaaaaaacaaagacaCCCAAGATCTGTTCCAACGGGAAGAACGAAGAGCCCAAAAAAACAGAGCGTTGGTCGTCGCactattattgatattcatttagaagtcttagacgaatgtcgaAAGGGGGACACCAAACTGGTTCAGGAGGACTTCCTTGCCATTCttgttcaagaatttatgggaagtgaatttataaaagaagactttgttccaaaggaacaggtttctatggttgatgttcctaaggaacagattCAATGTtcgggttcagggtttaggtag